One genomic region from Manis pentadactyla isolate mManPen7 chromosome 12, mManPen7.hap1, whole genome shotgun sequence encodes:
- the COL5A3 gene encoding collagen alpha-3(V) chain isoform X1, which produces MGSRRVLIQPRVGLCLLLASLQLLPQTQAADPVDVLKALGVRGGLAGVPEGPGLCPDRAPEGDRAFRVGKASTLGIPTQELFPDTHFPENFSVLTTLRGQPANQSVLLSIYDKGGARQLGLVLGPAPGLLGDSLSPLPEQVNLMDGRWHRVAVSVDGGVVTLVADCEPQHPVLGQGTRFISTAGLTVLGTQDLGEETFEGDIQELLISPDPQAAFQACEKYLPGCDSVDPTAPGVPQLDPEAPPRRRKGKGKGRKKGRGRKGKGRKKNKATLSPSPPPGSLDNQTSPDAREAETPDPSRLPTPTPLVISPTGSTGRNVTAPEGSLDSGSGTEPGTPETAVAREEEEGDGPTLGPHFRAAEQLFRSEFQLFPGAGEKGAKGEPAATEPGQQFEGPPGAPGPQGVVGPSGPPGPPGFPGDLGLPGPAGRPGIPGIDGIRGLPGTVIMMPFQFTSGSFKGPPVSFQQAQAQAVLQQAQLSMKGPPGPVGLTGRPGPVGLPGYPGLKGEMGEMGPQGPRGLQGPLGPPGREGKMGRSGADGPRGLPGDTGPKGDRGFDGLPGLPGEKGHRGDFGHVGQPGPPGEDGEKGPEGPPGPTGQAGEPGARGLIGPRGSPGPLGHPGVVGIDGAPGAKGNVGPPGEPGPPGQQGNPGSQGLPGPQGPIGTPGEKGPPGNPGIPGLPGSDGPPGHPGHEGPMGEKGAQGPQGSAGPPGYPGSRGVKGTSGNRGLQGEKGEKGEDGFPGFKGDGGLKGDRGQPGPPGARGEDGPEGSKGQEGLAGEEGPPGSAGEKGKLGVPGLPGYPGRPGPKGSIGFPGPQGPLGEKGKRGKAGQPGLEGERGPPGSRGERGQPGATGQPGPKGDVGQDGAPGVPGDKGLPGLQGPPGFSGPKGPPGPQGKDGRPGHPGQRGELGFQGQTGPPGPAGVLGPQGKTGEAGPLGERGPPGPPGPPGEQGLPGLEGREGVKGDLGPPGPLGKEGPPGPRGFPGPQGAPGDLGPTGLKGDKGLLGPLGANGSPGERGPVGPAGGIGLPGQSGGQGPVGPAGEKGSPGDRGSPGPTGKDGIPGPLGLPGPPGAVGPSGEDGDKGEVGAPGSKGSKGDKGDAGPPGPTGIRGPVGHPGSPGADGAQGRRGPPGLFGQKGDDGVRGFVGVIGPPGLQGLPGPPGEKGEVGDVGSMGPHGAPGPRGPHGPSGSEGSPGLPGGVGQPGAVGEKGEPGEAGDLGPPGTPGIPGPKGEVGEKGDSGPSGAAGPPGKKGPPGEDGGKGNVGPTGLPGDLGPPGDPGISGIDGIPGEKGDPGDVGGLGPPGASGEPGPPGPPGKRGPPGPMGREGREGEKGAKGEPGPDGPPGRTGPLGARGPPGHVGPEGLRGIPGPVGEPGLLGPPGQMGPPGPLGPSGLPGLKGDAGLKGEKGHIGLIGLIGPPGEAGEKGDQGLPGVQGPRGPNGEPGPPGPTGSLGHPGPPGVAGPLGQKGSKGSPGSLGARGDTGPPGPPGLPGPSAELHGLRRRRRSVPGAPEGGLEEILASLMSLSFELEQMRRPLGTAERPGLVCSELRRNHPHLPDGEYWIDPNQGCARDALRVFCNFTAGGETCLYPDKKFETVKLASWSREKPGNWYSTFRRGKKFSYVDADGSPVSVVQLTFLKLLSATAHQRFTYSCQNSAAWLDEAAGNHGRSLRFLGASGEELAFNQTAAATIAVPYDGCRLRKGQTKTVLELSSSRVGFLPLWDVAASDFGQTNQKFGFELGPVCFSS; this is translated from the exons CAGACCCCGTGGATGTGCTGAAGGCCCTGGGCGTGCGggggggcctggctggggtccCTGAGGGGCCTGGCCTCTGCCCCGACAGGGCCCCGGAGGGCGACCGGGCATTCAGGGTAGGCAAAGCCAGCACGCTCGGCATCCCCACGCAGGAGCTCTTCCCAG ACACGCACTTTCCTGAGAACTTCTCTGTGTTGACCACTCTGCGGGGCCAGCCAGCCAACCAGTCTGTCCTTTTATCCATTTATGACAAGGGCGGTGCCCGGCAGCTGGGCCTGGTGCTGGGGCCGGCGCCGGGCCTCCTAGGGGACTCCTTGAGCCCCCTCCCCGAGCAGGTCAACCTCATGGATGGCAG GTGGCACCGTGTGGCAGTCAGTGTGGATGGCGGGGTAGTGACCCTGGTGGCTGACTGTGAGCCTCAGCACCCCGTGTTGGGCCAGGGGACTCGATTCATCAGCACAGCGGGCCTCACTGTTCTGGGAACCCAGGACCTCGGGGAAGAGACTTTTGAG GGAGATATTCAGGAGCTGCTGATAAGCCCAGACCCCCAGGCTGCCTTCCAAGCCTGCGAGAAGTACCTTCCTGGCTGTGACAGCGTGGATCCTACAGCCCCAGGG GTTCCTCAGCTTGACCCAGAAGCCCCTCCCCGTCGACggaaggggaagggaaaagggaggaaaaaggggcGAGGTCGTaaggggaagggcaggaagaAGAACAAGGCGACTCTGAGCCCGAGTCCTCCTCCCGGCTCCCTGGACAACCAG ACCTCCCCTGACGCCCGCGAGGCAGAGACACCAGATCCGAGTCGGCTTCCGACTCCCACACCTTTGGTTATCAGCCCCACCGGGAGCACTGGCCGCAATGTCACCGCGCCGGAG GGGAGTCTGGACTCAGGCAGTGGAACTGAACCGGGGACCCCAGAGACAGCGGTAgccagagaagaagaagaaggagatggCCCCACCCTGGGCCCCCACTTCCGGGCAGCAGAACAGTTATTTCGGTCTGAGTTCCAGCTCTTCCCG GGCGCCGGAGAGAAGGGGGCCAAAGGGGAGCCCGCCGCGACTGAGCCG GGGCAGCAGTTTGAAGGACCTCCAGGAGCCCCAGGACCCCAA GGGGTGGTCGGCCCCTCGGGCCCTCCTGGCCCCCCAGGATTCCCTGGGGACCTTGGTCTGCCG ggCCCTGCTGGCCGCCCAGGAATCCCTGGCATTGATGGGATCCGAGGCCTACCAGGCACTGTGATCATGATGCCG TTCCAGTTTACAAGTGGCTCCTTCAAAGGACCCCCAGTCTCCTTCCAGCAGGCCCAGGCTCAGGCTGTGCTGCAACAGGCTCAG CTTTCTATGAAAGGCCCCCCTGGCCCGGTGGGACTGACTGGGCGCCCAGGCCCCGTG GGTCTCCCTGGGTATCCAGGTCTGAaaggagagatgggagaaatggggcCACAG GGCCCCCGAGGCCTTCAGGGACCGCTTGGGCCCCCTGGCCGAGAGGGAAAGATG GGCCGCTCTGGAGCAGATGGTCCTCGGGGCCTCCCAGGGGACACGGGACCTAAG GGTGATCGGGGCTTTGATGGCCTGCCAGGGCTGCCTGGTGAGAAGGGCCACAGG GGTGACTTTGGCCACGTGGGGCAGCCTGGGCCCCCCGGAGAGGATGGTGAAAAG GGACCAGAGGGGCCTCCAGGGCCCACTGGCCAGGCCGGGGAGCCG GGCGCCCGCGGACTGATTGGCCCTCGAGGCTCCCCCGGCCCCCTGGGACACCCG GGTGTAGTTGGAATTGATGGTGCTCCGGGAGCCAAAGGAAATGTG GGTCCCCCAGGAGAACCAGGTCCTCCAGGACAGCAGGGAAATCCTGGGTCCCAG GGACTCCCCGGCCCCCAGGGACCCATTGGCACTCCTGGAGAGAAG GGCCCCCCTGGGAATCCAGGAATCCCAGGCCTCCCCGGATCTGATGGCCCTCCG GGTCACCCAGGCCATGAGGGCCCCATGGGAGAAAAGGGGGCCCAG GGTCCACAAGGGTCGGCAGGCCCCCCGGGCTATCCTGGATCTCGGGGTGTGAAG ggtaCCTCTGGCAACCGGGGCCTCCAgggggagaaaggagaaaag GGAGAGGATGGCTTCCCGGGCTTCAAGGGCGATGGGGGGCTTAAAGGCGATCGG GGGCAGCCCGGACCCCCAGGTGCCCGGGGTGAAGATGGTCCTGAAGGGTCAAAGGGGCAAGAGGGGCTGGCTGGCGAGGAAGGACCCCCAGGCTCGGCTGGGGAGAAG GGCAAGTTGGGGGTGCCAGGGCTCCCAGGTTACCCAGGACGCCCGGGCCCTAAG GGATCTATTGGCTTTCCTGGGCCCCAGGGACCATTAGGAGAGAAAGGGAAGCGG GGGAAGGCAGGGCAGCCAGGCCTGGAAGGAGAGCGGGGACCACCT GGCTCCCGTGGAGAGAGGGGGCAGCCAGGTGCCACAGGGCAGCCAGGCCCCAAg GGCGATGTGGGCCAGGACGGAGCCCCCGGAGTCCCTGGAGACAAG GGCCTTCCAGGTCTGCAAGGTCCTCCTGGGTTCTCTGGGCCAAAGGGTCCCCCT GGCCCCCAAGGCAAAGATGGGCGCCCTGGACACCCTGGACAGAGAGGAGAATTG GGCTTCCAAGGTCAGACAGGTCCACCTGGACCAGCCGGTGTCCTGGGCCCTCAG GGAAAAACTGGAGAGGCAGGGCCTCTAGGTGAAAGGGGGCCCCCAGGCCCCCCTGGACCTCCTGGTGAACAAGGTCTTCCGGGCCTGGAAGGCAGAGAGGGCGTCAAG GGAGACCTGGGGCCGCCAGGACCCCTTGGAAAGGAAGGGCCCCCTGGACCCAGGGGCTTCCCCGGTCCCCAAGGAGCTCCGGGAGACCTG GGACCTACTGGTTTGAAGGGTGACAAGGGCCTTCTGGGCCCCTTAGGGGCCAAC GGCTCCCCTGGGGAACGGGGTCCTGTGGGCCCAGCAGGAGGCATTGGGCTTCCTGGCCAGAGTGGAGGCCAAGGCCCTGTTGGTCCTGCAGGCGAGAAGGGGTCCCCG GGCGACCGTGGCTCCCCCGGCCCCACTGGCAAAGATGGGATCCCAGGGCCCCTGGGGCTCCCTGGACCCCCAGGAGCTGTAGGGCCTTCCGGTGAGGATGGCGACAAG GGGGAAGTGGGCGCTCCTGGTAGCAAGGGGAGCAAAGGTGATAAGGGAGATGCG GGCCCACCTGGACCAACAGGGATACGAGGCCCTGTGGGGCACCCAGGCTCCCCG GGAGCAGATGGGGCTCAGGGACGCCGAGGACCCCCAGGCCTCTTTGGGCAGAAAGGAGATGACGGAGTGAGAGGCTTCGTGGGGGTGATCGGCCCCCCTGGCCTGCAG GGGCTGCCAGGCCCTCCTGGAGAGAAGGGGGAGGTCGGAGACGTAGGGTCTATG GGCCCCCACGGAGCTCCAGGCCCTCGGGGTCCCCATGGCCCCAGCGGATCTGAG GGCTCTccagggctgcctggaggagTTGGTCAGCCAGGTGCTGTGGGTGAGAAG GGTGAGCCAGGGGAGGCTGGAGACCTAGGACCCCCAGGAACCCCAGGCATCCCT GGACCAAAGGGAGAAGTCGGTGAAAAGGGAGACTCGGGCCCCTCTGGGGCTGCTGGACCCCCAGGCAAGAAAGGCCCCCCTGGAGAGGATGGAGGCAAAGGGAATGTG GGCCCCACAGGGCTCCCAGGAGATCTTGGACCCCCTGGAGACCCTGGAATTTCG GGTATAGATGGCATCCCAGGAGAGAAGGGTGACCCTGGGGATGTTGGGGGACTG GGGCCGCCTGGCGCTTCTGGGGAACCCGGCCCCCCAGGGCCTCCTGGCAAGAGG GGTCCTCCAGGCCCCATGGGTCGAGAAGGCAGAGAAGGGGAGAAGGGTGCCAAG GGGGAGCCAGGTCCTGATGGGCCCCCAGGGAGGACAGGCCCACTGGGGGCTCGAGGACCCCCTGGGCACGTGGGGCCGGAGGGCCTTCGAGGGATCCCAGGCCCTGTG GGTGAGCCAGGCCTCCTGGGACCTCCTGGGCAGATGGGCCCTCCTGGCCCCCTG gggccctctggccTCCCAGGCTTGAAGGGAGATGCTGGCCTCAAGGGGGAAAAG GGCCACATTGGATTGATTGGCCTCATTGGTCCCCCCGGGGAGGCTGGTGAGAAAGGGGATCAGGGGCTGCCGGGTGTGCAGGGCCCCCGGGGCCCCAATGGAGAACCT GGTCCCCCTGGTCCCACTGGCTCTCTGGGCCACCCTGGGCCCCCAGGCGTGGCG GGTCCTCTGGGACAGAAGGGCTCTAAGGGGTCTCCA GGGTCCCTTGGTGCCCGTGGGGATACTGGCCCTCCAGGCCCCCCAGGCCTCCCG GGCCCTTCTGCCGAGCTGCATGGGCTTCGTCGGCGAAGGCGCTCAGTCCCTGGGGCCCCAGAGGGCGGCCTGGAGGAGATTCTGGCCTCGCTCATGTCTCTGAGCTTTGAGTTGGAGCAGATGCGGCGCCCTCTGGGCACGGCCGAGCGCCCGGGCCTCGTGTGCAGTGAGCTGCGCCGCAACCACCCACACCTGCCTGATG GGGAGTACTGGATTGACCCCAACCAGGGCTGTGCACGGGACGCACTCAGGGTTTTCTGCAACTTCACGGCAGGAGGAGAGACCTGCTTGTATCCCGACAAGAAGTTTGAGACC GTGAAACTGGCTTCCTGGTCTAGGGAAAAGCCAGGAAACTGGTATAGCACATTCCGTCGAGGGAAGAAG TTCTCCTATGTGGACGCTGACGGCTCCCCGGTGAGCGTGGTACAGCTGACCTTCCTGAAGTTGCTGAGCGCCACCGCGCACCAGAGGTTCACGTACTCCTGCCAGAACTCTGCTGCCTGGCTGGACGAAGCTGCAGGCAACCACGGCCGCTCGCTGCGCTTCCTTGGGGCCAGTGGGGAGGAGCTGGCCTTCAACCAGACAGCAGCAGCCACCATCGCTGTCCCTTATGATGGCTGCCGG CTCCGGAAGGGACAGACGAAGACTGTGCTGGAGCTGAGCTCCTCCCGAGTCGGGTTTCTGCCTCTGTGGGACGTGGCGGCCTCTGACTTTGGCCAGACGAACCAGAAGTTTGGGTTTGAATTGGGTCCCGTCTGCTTTAGCAGCTGA
- the COL5A3 gene encoding collagen alpha-3(V) chain isoform X2, whose protein sequence is MGSRRVLIQPRVGLCLLLASLQLLPQTQADPVDVLKALGVRGGLAGVPEGPGLCPDRAPEGDRAFRVGKASTLGIPTQELFPDTHFPENFSVLTTLRGQPANQSVLLSIYDKGGARQLGLVLGPAPGLLGDSLSPLPEQVNLMDGRWHRVAVSVDGGVVTLVADCEPQHPVLGQGTRFISTAGLTVLGTQDLGEETFEGDIQELLISPDPQAAFQACEKYLPGCDSVDPTAPGVPQLDPEAPPRRRKGKGKGRKKGRGRKGKGRKKNKATLSPSPPPGSLDNQTSPDAREAETPDPSRLPTPTPLVISPTGSTGRNVTAPEGSLDSGSGTEPGTPETAVAREEEEGDGPTLGPHFRAAEQLFRSEFQLFPGAGEKGAKGEPAATEPGQQFEGPPGAPGPQGVVGPSGPPGPPGFPGDLGLPGPAGRPGIPGIDGIRGLPGTVIMMPFQFTSGSFKGPPVSFQQAQAQAVLQQAQLSMKGPPGPVGLTGRPGPVGLPGYPGLKGEMGEMGPQGPRGLQGPLGPPGREGKMGRSGADGPRGLPGDTGPKGDRGFDGLPGLPGEKGHRGDFGHVGQPGPPGEDGEKGPEGPPGPTGQAGEPGARGLIGPRGSPGPLGHPGVVGIDGAPGAKGNVGPPGEPGPPGQQGNPGSQGLPGPQGPIGTPGEKGPPGNPGIPGLPGSDGPPGHPGHEGPMGEKGAQGPQGSAGPPGYPGSRGVKGTSGNRGLQGEKGEKGEDGFPGFKGDGGLKGDRGQPGPPGARGEDGPEGSKGQEGLAGEEGPPGSAGEKGKLGVPGLPGYPGRPGPKGSIGFPGPQGPLGEKGKRGKAGQPGLEGERGPPGSRGERGQPGATGQPGPKGDVGQDGAPGVPGDKGLPGLQGPPGFSGPKGPPGPQGKDGRPGHPGQRGELGFQGQTGPPGPAGVLGPQGKTGEAGPLGERGPPGPPGPPGEQGLPGLEGREGVKGDLGPPGPLGKEGPPGPRGFPGPQGAPGDLGPTGLKGDKGLLGPLGANGSPGERGPVGPAGGIGLPGQSGGQGPVGPAGEKGSPGDRGSPGPTGKDGIPGPLGLPGPPGAVGPSGEDGDKGEVGAPGSKGSKGDKGDAGPPGPTGIRGPVGHPGSPGADGAQGRRGPPGLFGQKGDDGVRGFVGVIGPPGLQGLPGPPGEKGEVGDVGSMGPHGAPGPRGPHGPSGSEGSPGLPGGVGQPGAVGEKGEPGEAGDLGPPGTPGIPGPKGEVGEKGDSGPSGAAGPPGKKGPPGEDGGKGNVGPTGLPGDLGPPGDPGISGIDGIPGEKGDPGDVGGLGPPGASGEPGPPGPPGKRGPPGPMGREGREGEKGAKGEPGPDGPPGRTGPLGARGPPGHVGPEGLRGIPGPVGEPGLLGPPGQMGPPGPLGPSGLPGLKGDAGLKGEKGHIGLIGLIGPPGEAGEKGDQGLPGVQGPRGPNGEPGPPGPTGSLGHPGPPGVAGPLGQKGSKGSPGSLGARGDTGPPGPPGLPGPSAELHGLRRRRRSVPGAPEGGLEEILASLMSLSFELEQMRRPLGTAERPGLVCSELRRNHPHLPDGEYWIDPNQGCARDALRVFCNFTAGGETCLYPDKKFETVKLASWSREKPGNWYSTFRRGKKFSYVDADGSPVSVVQLTFLKLLSATAHQRFTYSCQNSAAWLDEAAGNHGRSLRFLGASGEELAFNQTAAATIAVPYDGCRLRKGQTKTVLELSSSRVGFLPLWDVAASDFGQTNQKFGFELGPVCFSS, encoded by the exons ACCCCGTGGATGTGCTGAAGGCCCTGGGCGTGCGggggggcctggctggggtccCTGAGGGGCCTGGCCTCTGCCCCGACAGGGCCCCGGAGGGCGACCGGGCATTCAGGGTAGGCAAAGCCAGCACGCTCGGCATCCCCACGCAGGAGCTCTTCCCAG ACACGCACTTTCCTGAGAACTTCTCTGTGTTGACCACTCTGCGGGGCCAGCCAGCCAACCAGTCTGTCCTTTTATCCATTTATGACAAGGGCGGTGCCCGGCAGCTGGGCCTGGTGCTGGGGCCGGCGCCGGGCCTCCTAGGGGACTCCTTGAGCCCCCTCCCCGAGCAGGTCAACCTCATGGATGGCAG GTGGCACCGTGTGGCAGTCAGTGTGGATGGCGGGGTAGTGACCCTGGTGGCTGACTGTGAGCCTCAGCACCCCGTGTTGGGCCAGGGGACTCGATTCATCAGCACAGCGGGCCTCACTGTTCTGGGAACCCAGGACCTCGGGGAAGAGACTTTTGAG GGAGATATTCAGGAGCTGCTGATAAGCCCAGACCCCCAGGCTGCCTTCCAAGCCTGCGAGAAGTACCTTCCTGGCTGTGACAGCGTGGATCCTACAGCCCCAGGG GTTCCTCAGCTTGACCCAGAAGCCCCTCCCCGTCGACggaaggggaagggaaaagggaggaaaaaggggcGAGGTCGTaaggggaagggcaggaagaAGAACAAGGCGACTCTGAGCCCGAGTCCTCCTCCCGGCTCCCTGGACAACCAG ACCTCCCCTGACGCCCGCGAGGCAGAGACACCAGATCCGAGTCGGCTTCCGACTCCCACACCTTTGGTTATCAGCCCCACCGGGAGCACTGGCCGCAATGTCACCGCGCCGGAG GGGAGTCTGGACTCAGGCAGTGGAACTGAACCGGGGACCCCAGAGACAGCGGTAgccagagaagaagaagaaggagatggCCCCACCCTGGGCCCCCACTTCCGGGCAGCAGAACAGTTATTTCGGTCTGAGTTCCAGCTCTTCCCG GGCGCCGGAGAGAAGGGGGCCAAAGGGGAGCCCGCCGCGACTGAGCCG GGGCAGCAGTTTGAAGGACCTCCAGGAGCCCCAGGACCCCAA GGGGTGGTCGGCCCCTCGGGCCCTCCTGGCCCCCCAGGATTCCCTGGGGACCTTGGTCTGCCG ggCCCTGCTGGCCGCCCAGGAATCCCTGGCATTGATGGGATCCGAGGCCTACCAGGCACTGTGATCATGATGCCG TTCCAGTTTACAAGTGGCTCCTTCAAAGGACCCCCAGTCTCCTTCCAGCAGGCCCAGGCTCAGGCTGTGCTGCAACAGGCTCAG CTTTCTATGAAAGGCCCCCCTGGCCCGGTGGGACTGACTGGGCGCCCAGGCCCCGTG GGTCTCCCTGGGTATCCAGGTCTGAaaggagagatgggagaaatggggcCACAG GGCCCCCGAGGCCTTCAGGGACCGCTTGGGCCCCCTGGCCGAGAGGGAAAGATG GGCCGCTCTGGAGCAGATGGTCCTCGGGGCCTCCCAGGGGACACGGGACCTAAG GGTGATCGGGGCTTTGATGGCCTGCCAGGGCTGCCTGGTGAGAAGGGCCACAGG GGTGACTTTGGCCACGTGGGGCAGCCTGGGCCCCCCGGAGAGGATGGTGAAAAG GGACCAGAGGGGCCTCCAGGGCCCACTGGCCAGGCCGGGGAGCCG GGCGCCCGCGGACTGATTGGCCCTCGAGGCTCCCCCGGCCCCCTGGGACACCCG GGTGTAGTTGGAATTGATGGTGCTCCGGGAGCCAAAGGAAATGTG GGTCCCCCAGGAGAACCAGGTCCTCCAGGACAGCAGGGAAATCCTGGGTCCCAG GGACTCCCCGGCCCCCAGGGACCCATTGGCACTCCTGGAGAGAAG GGCCCCCCTGGGAATCCAGGAATCCCAGGCCTCCCCGGATCTGATGGCCCTCCG GGTCACCCAGGCCATGAGGGCCCCATGGGAGAAAAGGGGGCCCAG GGTCCACAAGGGTCGGCAGGCCCCCCGGGCTATCCTGGATCTCGGGGTGTGAAG ggtaCCTCTGGCAACCGGGGCCTCCAgggggagaaaggagaaaag GGAGAGGATGGCTTCCCGGGCTTCAAGGGCGATGGGGGGCTTAAAGGCGATCGG GGGCAGCCCGGACCCCCAGGTGCCCGGGGTGAAGATGGTCCTGAAGGGTCAAAGGGGCAAGAGGGGCTGGCTGGCGAGGAAGGACCCCCAGGCTCGGCTGGGGAGAAG GGCAAGTTGGGGGTGCCAGGGCTCCCAGGTTACCCAGGACGCCCGGGCCCTAAG GGATCTATTGGCTTTCCTGGGCCCCAGGGACCATTAGGAGAGAAAGGGAAGCGG GGGAAGGCAGGGCAGCCAGGCCTGGAAGGAGAGCGGGGACCACCT GGCTCCCGTGGAGAGAGGGGGCAGCCAGGTGCCACAGGGCAGCCAGGCCCCAAg GGCGATGTGGGCCAGGACGGAGCCCCCGGAGTCCCTGGAGACAAG GGCCTTCCAGGTCTGCAAGGTCCTCCTGGGTTCTCTGGGCCAAAGGGTCCCCCT GGCCCCCAAGGCAAAGATGGGCGCCCTGGACACCCTGGACAGAGAGGAGAATTG GGCTTCCAAGGTCAGACAGGTCCACCTGGACCAGCCGGTGTCCTGGGCCCTCAG GGAAAAACTGGAGAGGCAGGGCCTCTAGGTGAAAGGGGGCCCCCAGGCCCCCCTGGACCTCCTGGTGAACAAGGTCTTCCGGGCCTGGAAGGCAGAGAGGGCGTCAAG GGAGACCTGGGGCCGCCAGGACCCCTTGGAAAGGAAGGGCCCCCTGGACCCAGGGGCTTCCCCGGTCCCCAAGGAGCTCCGGGAGACCTG GGACCTACTGGTTTGAAGGGTGACAAGGGCCTTCTGGGCCCCTTAGGGGCCAAC GGCTCCCCTGGGGAACGGGGTCCTGTGGGCCCAGCAGGAGGCATTGGGCTTCCTGGCCAGAGTGGAGGCCAAGGCCCTGTTGGTCCTGCAGGCGAGAAGGGGTCCCCG GGCGACCGTGGCTCCCCCGGCCCCACTGGCAAAGATGGGATCCCAGGGCCCCTGGGGCTCCCTGGACCCCCAGGAGCTGTAGGGCCTTCCGGTGAGGATGGCGACAAG GGGGAAGTGGGCGCTCCTGGTAGCAAGGGGAGCAAAGGTGATAAGGGAGATGCG GGCCCACCTGGACCAACAGGGATACGAGGCCCTGTGGGGCACCCAGGCTCCCCG GGAGCAGATGGGGCTCAGGGACGCCGAGGACCCCCAGGCCTCTTTGGGCAGAAAGGAGATGACGGAGTGAGAGGCTTCGTGGGGGTGATCGGCCCCCCTGGCCTGCAG GGGCTGCCAGGCCCTCCTGGAGAGAAGGGGGAGGTCGGAGACGTAGGGTCTATG GGCCCCCACGGAGCTCCAGGCCCTCGGGGTCCCCATGGCCCCAGCGGATCTGAG GGCTCTccagggctgcctggaggagTTGGTCAGCCAGGTGCTGTGGGTGAGAAG GGTGAGCCAGGGGAGGCTGGAGACCTAGGACCCCCAGGAACCCCAGGCATCCCT GGACCAAAGGGAGAAGTCGGTGAAAAGGGAGACTCGGGCCCCTCTGGGGCTGCTGGACCCCCAGGCAAGAAAGGCCCCCCTGGAGAGGATGGAGGCAAAGGGAATGTG GGCCCCACAGGGCTCCCAGGAGATCTTGGACCCCCTGGAGACCCTGGAATTTCG GGTATAGATGGCATCCCAGGAGAGAAGGGTGACCCTGGGGATGTTGGGGGACTG GGGCCGCCTGGCGCTTCTGGGGAACCCGGCCCCCCAGGGCCTCCTGGCAAGAGG GGTCCTCCAGGCCCCATGGGTCGAGAAGGCAGAGAAGGGGAGAAGGGTGCCAAG GGGGAGCCAGGTCCTGATGGGCCCCCAGGGAGGACAGGCCCACTGGGGGCTCGAGGACCCCCTGGGCACGTGGGGCCGGAGGGCCTTCGAGGGATCCCAGGCCCTGTG GGTGAGCCAGGCCTCCTGGGACCTCCTGGGCAGATGGGCCCTCCTGGCCCCCTG gggccctctggccTCCCAGGCTTGAAGGGAGATGCTGGCCTCAAGGGGGAAAAG GGCCACATTGGATTGATTGGCCTCATTGGTCCCCCCGGGGAGGCTGGTGAGAAAGGGGATCAGGGGCTGCCGGGTGTGCAGGGCCCCCGGGGCCCCAATGGAGAACCT GGTCCCCCTGGTCCCACTGGCTCTCTGGGCCACCCTGGGCCCCCAGGCGTGGCG GGTCCTCTGGGACAGAAGGGCTCTAAGGGGTCTCCA GGGTCCCTTGGTGCCCGTGGGGATACTGGCCCTCCAGGCCCCCCAGGCCTCCCG GGCCCTTCTGCCGAGCTGCATGGGCTTCGTCGGCGAAGGCGCTCAGTCCCTGGGGCCCCAGAGGGCGGCCTGGAGGAGATTCTGGCCTCGCTCATGTCTCTGAGCTTTGAGTTGGAGCAGATGCGGCGCCCTCTGGGCACGGCCGAGCGCCCGGGCCTCGTGTGCAGTGAGCTGCGCCGCAACCACCCACACCTGCCTGATG GGGAGTACTGGATTGACCCCAACCAGGGCTGTGCACGGGACGCACTCAGGGTTTTCTGCAACTTCACGGCAGGAGGAGAGACCTGCTTGTATCCCGACAAGAAGTTTGAGACC GTGAAACTGGCTTCCTGGTCTAGGGAAAAGCCAGGAAACTGGTATAGCACATTCCGTCGAGGGAAGAAG TTCTCCTATGTGGACGCTGACGGCTCCCCGGTGAGCGTGGTACAGCTGACCTTCCTGAAGTTGCTGAGCGCCACCGCGCACCAGAGGTTCACGTACTCCTGCCAGAACTCTGCTGCCTGGCTGGACGAAGCTGCAGGCAACCACGGCCGCTCGCTGCGCTTCCTTGGGGCCAGTGGGGAGGAGCTGGCCTTCAACCAGACAGCAGCAGCCACCATCGCTGTCCCTTATGATGGCTGCCGG CTCCGGAAGGGACAGACGAAGACTGTGCTGGAGCTGAGCTCCTCCCGAGTCGGGTTTCTGCCTCTGTGGGACGTGGCGGCCTCTGACTTTGGCCAGACGAACCAGAAGTTTGGGTTTGAATTGGGTCCCGTCTGCTTTAGCAGCTGA